In Nitrospirota bacterium, a single genomic region encodes these proteins:
- the pxpB gene encoding 5-oxoprolinase subunit PxpB, producing the protein MPQYPRMLPLGDAGFLVEFGDSIDPAVNDRVVNFAQAVERSRVPGVIEVVPAYRSAAIYVDPVEKDLVSLREAFMTLAVNFPMEPVGRQHAVAIPVLYGGEAGPDLPALAERAGLSMEQVIELHASVEYRVFMLGFSPGFPYLGIVPDAIAAPRLPEPRINVPAGSVGIAGRQTGIYPQASPGGWRLIGRTPLTLYDPARIRPFLLEPGDLVRFVSIDREEFDRLKEKKDDDKNDRPELRSG; encoded by the coding sequence ATGCCGCAGTATCCGCGCATGTTGCCGCTGGGCGACGCCGGATTCCTTGTCGAGTTCGGCGACTCCATCGACCCTGCCGTCAACGACCGCGTGGTGAATTTTGCCCAGGCCGTCGAGCGTTCGCGTGTTCCGGGCGTCATCGAAGTCGTGCCTGCGTACCGGTCGGCCGCAATCTACGTCGACCCGGTCGAGAAGGACCTCGTGTCGCTCAGGGAAGCGTTCATGACTCTCGCCGTCAACTTCCCGATGGAGCCGGTCGGTCGACAGCACGCCGTCGCGATCCCGGTCCTCTACGGCGGCGAGGCGGGACCGGATTTGCCCGCCCTGGCGGAGCGAGCCGGCCTCTCGATGGAACAGGTGATCGAGTTGCACGCCTCGGTCGAGTATCGTGTGTTCATGTTGGGGTTCAGTCCCGGTTTTCCCTATCTCGGCATCGTCCCCGACGCGATCGCCGCGCCGCGCCTGCCCGAACCCCGCATCAACGTCCCGGCCGGATCGGTCGGGATCGCCGGCCGGCAGACCGGCATCTACCCGCAGGCGAGCCCGGGCGGGTGGCGGTTGATCGGGCGGACGCCGCTCACGCTCTACGACCCGGCGCGGATCCGTCCCTTTCTGTTGGAACCGGGAGATCTGGTGAGGTTTGTCTCCATCGACCGGGAGGAATTCGACCGGCTGAAAGAGAAGAAAGACGATGACAAGAACGATCGACCTGAACTGCGATCTGGGTGA
- a CDS encoding MFS transporter has protein sequence MTTQPWRRGVTRYQWLVLFVAWLGWVFDSMDATIYAIVLHPALEELLRSSAGTVNAEQIGWYGGIIFSIFLIGWAIGGVLFGIVADYVGRTKTLIATILIYALFTGAAALSQDWWHLALYRFLTALGIGGEWAAGAAIVAETWPETKRAKAAGILQSAWAAGFFLAAAFNLLLGGYGWRVLFVVGVLPAFVSIVVFIWVKEPDRWVKARALERRSGAVSAIKLPELFRPDLRRSTLVGSVLAFVAVFGLWGATNWTPTLIRALPDMQGLDHAALAKYVSYAIMALNVGALGGYLSFGPLAERFGRRPVFALMCAGSLLMLPVAFLTPHAYTHVLALLPVLGFFNNGIFTGFPIYLPELYPTRLRATGAGFCFNAGRVLASVAPFLTGFLVTAMGTFGKAASTVALIYLVGLLVLPFAPETRGKPLPD, from the coding sequence ATGACGACGCAACCATGGCGACGGGGCGTCACCCGTTATCAATGGCTCGTGCTGTTCGTGGCCTGGCTCGGATGGGTGTTCGACTCGATGGACGCCACGATCTACGCCATCGTCCTTCATCCGGCGCTCGAAGAACTGCTCCGATCATCCGCCGGGACGGTCAATGCGGAACAGATCGGCTGGTACGGCGGCATCATCTTTTCGATCTTCCTGATCGGCTGGGCGATCGGCGGCGTGTTGTTCGGGATCGTCGCCGACTATGTCGGACGGACCAAAACGCTCATCGCGACGATCCTCATCTATGCGCTCTTCACCGGCGCGGCCGCGCTGTCGCAGGATTGGTGGCACCTGGCGCTCTACCGGTTCCTGACGGCGCTCGGCATCGGCGGCGAATGGGCGGCCGGCGCGGCGATCGTCGCCGAAACGTGGCCGGAGACCAAACGCGCCAAGGCAGCCGGCATCCTCCAATCCGCCTGGGCGGCGGGTTTCTTTCTCGCCGCCGCGTTCAACCTCTTGCTGGGAGGCTACGGCTGGCGGGTGTTGTTCGTGGTCGGCGTCCTTCCGGCTTTCGTTTCCATCGTGGTCTTCATCTGGGTGAAGGAGCCGGACCGGTGGGTGAAGGCGCGCGCGCTGGAGCGTCGCTCGGGAGCCGTGTCGGCGATCAAGCTTCCGGAACTCTTCCGTCCCGATCTCCGCCGATCGACGCTGGTCGGCTCTGTTCTGGCGTTCGTCGCGGTCTTCGGACTGTGGGGCGCTACCAATTGGACTCCCACATTGATCAGAGCCTTGCCCGATATGCAGGGGCTGGATCACGCGGCGCTCGCCAAATACGTGAGCTATGCCATCATGGCGTTGAACGTCGGCGCCTTGGGCGGGTATCTCAGCTTCGGCCCGCTGGCCGAGCGGTTCGGACGCCGGCCGGTTTTCGCGCTGATGTGCGCCGGCAGTCTGCTGATGTTGCCGGTCGCGTTCCTGACCCCGCACGCGTACACACATGTCTTGGCCCTGCTGCCGGTCCTCGGGTTTTTCAACAACGGCATCTTCACCGGCTTTCCCATTTATCTTCCCGAACTCTATCCGACCCGCCTGCGGGCGACGGGCGCGGGGTTTTGTTTCAACGCCGGCCGTGTGTTGGCTTCAGTCGCGCCGTTCCTCACCGGATTTCTGGTGACCGCCATGGGGACGTTCGGCAAAGCCGCCAGCACCGTGGCGCTGATTTATCTGGTGGGATTGCTGGTGCTGCCGTTCGCGCCGGAAACGAGAGGGAAACCGCTGCCGGATTGA
- a CDS encoding alanine--glyoxylate aminotransferase family protein, whose product MTPEAIGEFVPPPRLLLGPGPSMVHPRVLRAMSAPLLGHLDPAFLALMNDIQRLLRNVFRTANPFTIAVSGTGSAGMEAALVNLVEPGDTVIVGVNGVFGTRMATIVERCGGKAIKIEAPWGGIIEPEHVRASLARSGSVKAVALVHAETSTGAWQPLEEIGRLCREHETLFIVDAVTSLGGIPLDVDAWNIDVCYSGTQKCLSCPPGLAPLTVNDRALGAIRRRRAPCQSWYLDLALVAEYWTEGTRAYHHTAPISMLYALREALRLVEEEGLPARFERHRVNSAALLAGLAELSLTPLAAEGRRVPTLNCVTLPPHFDDAAARATLLREYGIEIGGGLGPLKGTVWRIGLMGESSTRSHVEALLVALEEIAARFGKPVRPGAAVQAASRVYGAASQPSRRNGP is encoded by the coding sequence ATGACTCCTGAAGCCATCGGCGAGTTTGTGCCGCCGCCGCGGTTGCTTCTAGGACCAGGCCCGAGCATGGTCCATCCGCGCGTGCTGCGCGCCATGTCGGCGCCGCTTCTCGGCCATTTGGATCCGGCGTTTCTCGCGCTCATGAACGACATCCAGCGCCTCCTTCGAAACGTGTTCCGCACCGCGAACCCTTTCACGATCGCCGTCTCCGGGACGGGTTCGGCCGGCATGGAGGCTGCGCTCGTCAACCTGGTCGAGCCGGGGGATACGGTCATCGTCGGCGTGAACGGCGTCTTTGGGACGCGCATGGCGACGATTGTGGAGCGATGCGGCGGCAAGGCGATCAAGATCGAGGCACCGTGGGGCGGGATCATCGAGCCCGAGCATGTGCGGGCGTCGCTCGCCCGATCGGGATCGGTCAAGGCCGTCGCGCTCGTCCACGCCGAAACGTCCACCGGCGCCTGGCAGCCGCTCGAAGAGATCGGGCGGCTCTGCCGCGAGCACGAGACGTTGTTCATCGTCGATGCCGTCACGTCGCTGGGAGGAATCCCGCTCGACGTGGACGCCTGGAACATCGATGTCTGTTACAGCGGCACGCAGAAGTGCCTGAGTTGTCCGCCCGGCTTAGCCCCGTTGACGGTGAACGACCGCGCGCTCGGCGCCATCCGCCGCCGCCGCGCGCCGTGCCAGAGCTGGTACCTGGACCTGGCGTTGGTGGCGGAGTACTGGACCGAAGGCACGCGAGCCTATCACCACACGGCGCCGATTTCGATGCTCTACGCCTTGCGGGAAGCGTTGCGCCTGGTTGAGGAAGAGGGGCTGCCGGCGCGATTCGAACGGCACCGGGTGAACAGCGCGGCGCTGTTGGCCGGCCTCGCCGAACTCTCGCTGACCCCGCTGGCGGCGGAAGGCCGGCGCGTGCCGACCTTGAACTGCGTCACCCTCCCGCCGCACTTCGACGACGCCGCTGCGCGGGCGACGCTCCTGCGCGAGTACGGCATCGAGATCGGCGGCGGCCTCGGCCCGCTCAAGGGCACGGTCTGGCGCATCGGCCTGATGGGTGAATCGTCCACGCGGAGTCACGTGGAGGCGCTGCTCGTCGCCTTGGAAGAGATCGCCGCCCGCTTCGGCAAGCCGGTAAGGCCGGGTGCGGCGGTGCAGGCCGCATCGCGCGTCTACGGCGCAGCCTCTCAGCCGTCAAGGAGAAACGGACCATGA
- a CDS encoding amidohydrolase family protein, translating into MALLLRNVRLIDGLGRSRERATIVIRGDRIASVGDSRAVGIPRGVRVIDGRGLTVIPGLIDCHVHLCLGGEPDVVATLARDTPAMTVLKAAQFARRTVEAGFTTVRDLGFRDHSIFSLKRAIESGLTPGPRILAAGLAVCMTGGHARFIGREADGPVAVIAAVREQLAAGADVIKVIASGGVLTPGTAPEAAQFTPEELSAAVAEAGRAGRRVAAHAHGSSGMKNAVRAGVHSIEHGTLMDKEAASLMKERDVFMVPTLSALATTADCGPACGVPEHAVAKAKTMRARHEAAFKQAHRGGIFIALGTDAGTPFNYHGDNAQELERMVALGMSPMEALQTATAAAARLLGIDDAVGTIEAGKLADLVVVAGNPLKRIAMLRDKEKIVGVMQAGRFVSGPLSKEMRNDE; encoded by the coding sequence ATGGCGCTGCTCCTGCGGAACGTGCGGCTGATCGACGGCCTCGGCCGATCCCGCGAACGGGCGACCATCGTCATCCGCGGCGATCGCATCGCATCGGTCGGCGACAGCCGGGCCGTCGGCATCCCGCGCGGCGTGCGGGTGATCGACGGGCGCGGGCTGACCGTCATCCCCGGCCTGATCGATTGTCACGTGCACCTGTGCCTCGGCGGAGAGCCGGACGTCGTGGCGACGCTCGCCCGCGACACTCCGGCCATGACCGTGCTCAAAGCCGCGCAGTTCGCCCGCCGGACGGTGGAGGCCGGCTTTACGACTGTGCGCGATCTCGGGTTTCGCGACCATTCCATTTTTTCGCTGAAGCGCGCGATCGAGTCGGGTTTGACGCCGGGGCCCCGTATTTTGGCTGCCGGACTCGCCGTCTGCATGACCGGCGGGCATGCGCGGTTCATCGGCCGCGAAGCCGACGGGCCGGTCGCCGTCATAGCGGCCGTGCGCGAGCAATTGGCCGCCGGGGCCGACGTCATCAAGGTTATCGCTTCCGGCGGGGTGCTCACGCCGGGCACGGCGCCCGAGGCGGCGCAGTTCACTCCTGAAGAGCTGAGCGCGGCCGTCGCGGAAGCCGGAAGAGCCGGACGGCGCGTCGCGGCGCATGCGCACGGATCAAGCGGGATGAAAAACGCCGTCCGGGCCGGCGTCCATTCGATCGAGCACGGGACATTGATGGACAAGGAAGCCGCGTCGCTGATGAAAGAACGCGATGTGTTTATGGTGCCGACGCTGTCGGCGCTGGCCACGACCGCGGATTGCGGCCCGGCCTGCGGCGTGCCGGAACACGCGGTGGCCAAAGCGAAGACGATGCGCGCCCGCCATGAGGCCGCGTTCAAACAAGCCCATCGCGGCGGGATCTTCATCGCCCTGGGCACCGACGCCGGGACGCCGTTCAATTATCACGGTGACAACGCGCAGGAACTGGAACGGATGGTCGCGCTCGGCATGAGCCCCATGGAAGCGTTGCAGACCGCCACCGCGGCGGCGGCTCGGCTTCTGGGCATCGACGATGCGGTCGGGACGATCGAGGCCGGCAAGCTGGCCGACCTGGTCGTCGTCGCCGGCAACCCCCTGAAACGCATCGCCATGCTCCGCGACAAAGAGAAAATCGTCGGGGTGATGCAGGCGGGGCGGTTCGTCTCGGGGCCGCTCTCCAAGGAAATGAGAAATGACGAATGA
- a CDS encoding biotin-dependent carboxyltransferase family protein, with amino-acid sequence MPERAVLRVIRPGLLTTVQDLGRYGFRRYGMPIAGAMDQYALRVANRLVGNPDHAAGLEITVQGPELRAEADALIAITGADLSPAVDGAALPDWTAVAVQAGSILTFGGRRSGARAYAALAGGLDVPLVFGSRSTHLRSRTGGFEGRALAKGDVLTGGYPPTDWRTLIGRFIPDSIRPAYSAAPTVRVVLGPQQDAFTAQALETFVSRRYTVLPEADRMGYRLAGPLLPHSGPPEIVSDATVPGAIQVPANQQPILLMADCQTTGGYPKIAVAISADLPLAAQLMPGDTIGFTPVDAAEARAIARTQRATLDRLLPPVG; translated from the coding sequence ATGCCTGAACGAGCCGTCTTGCGCGTCATTCGACCCGGTCTGTTGACGACCGTCCAGGACCTGGGTCGCTACGGTTTCAGACGATACGGCATGCCGATCGCCGGCGCGATGGACCAGTATGCGCTTCGAGTCGCCAACCGGCTCGTCGGCAATCCCGATCATGCTGCCGGCTTGGAGATCACCGTCCAGGGCCCCGAGCTGCGTGCCGAGGCCGATGCGCTGATCGCGATTACCGGAGCGGATCTGTCGCCTGCAGTGGACGGGGCCGCCCTGCCTGACTGGACCGCCGTCGCCGTGCAGGCCGGGAGCATCCTGACCTTCGGCGGGCGCCGGAGCGGGGCGAGAGCCTATGCGGCCCTGGCGGGCGGTCTCGACGTGCCACTCGTGTTCGGCAGTCGCTCCACTCATCTCCGCAGCAGGACTGGTGGATTCGAGGGACGCGCCTTAGCGAAAGGCGATGTGCTGACCGGAGGATACCCGCCGACCGATTGGCGCACTCTCATCGGCCGCTTCATCCCTGACTCGATTCGACCGGCCTACAGCGCAGCTCCCACCGTCCGCGTCGTCCTCGGACCTCAGCAGGATGCGTTCACCGCCCAAGCCCTCGAGACCTTCGTCAGCCGACGCTACACCGTCTTGCCCGAGGCGGACCGAATGGGCTACCGACTGGCCGGCCCGCTGCTTCCGCACTCCGGCCCGCCCGAGATCGTGTCCGATGCGACGGTCCCCGGAGCGATCCAGGTGCCGGCCAATCAGCAGCCCATCCTCCTGATGGCCGACTGCCAGACGACCGGCGGCTATCCCAAGATCGCCGTCGCGATCTCGGCCGACCTGCCCTTGGCCGCGCAGCTCATGCCCGGTGACACGATCGGGTTCACTCCGGTGGACGCCGCTGAGGCGCGAGCGATCGCCCGAACCCAGCGCGCCACGTTGGATCGCCTCCTCCCTCCGGTCGGGTAA
- a CDS encoding metal-dependent hydrolase — MASAFSHVVVAAALGMAWRPAERSMRFWVFGAACSVGPDLDVLGFWFGIPYDHLLGHRGLTHSLFFAVLLAAAVVAAAFNGPEWSGARVRVWGYLFCATASHGVLDAMTNGGLGVAFFAPFDATRYFLPFRPIEVSPIGFGEFFTDHGLVILASEIRWVWLPALLFAAPLVWLARRRRG; from the coding sequence ATGGCGTCGGCGTTTTCGCATGTCGTGGTAGCCGCCGCGTTGGGGATGGCATGGAGACCGGCCGAGCGGTCGATGCGTTTCTGGGTGTTCGGTGCCGCCTGCTCGGTCGGACCGGATCTGGACGTCCTCGGGTTCTGGTTCGGCATTCCCTACGATCACCTGTTGGGCCACCGAGGCTTGACCCACTCGCTGTTCTTCGCCGTGCTGCTCGCCGCCGCTGTCGTTGCCGCGGCCTTCAATGGGCCGGAGTGGTCCGGCGCTCGTGTGAGAGTGTGGGGATACCTGTTTTGCGCGACGGCTTCGCATGGAGTGCTCGACGCCATGACCAACGGCGGCCTCGGCGTGGCCTTCTTCGCCCCGTTCGACGCGACCCGGTACTTTCTCCCGTTCCGGCCGATCGAAGTCTCGCCGATCGGGTTCGGAGAATTCTTCACCGATCACGGGTTGGTCATCCTGGCCAGCGAAATCCGGTGGGTCTGGTTGCCCGCCCTTTTGTTCGCCGCGCCTCTTGTGTGGTTGGCGCGGCGCCGGCGCGGTTAA
- a CDS encoding DUF3365 domain-containing protein gives MSRPIVWIIAGAAFAFVAVVTYWTIALVVAEARKPDMVPPEKVVEYLHAVIEANRTNYTKNVVDKLQQQGVVEAVEHWKDEKGLPLPAQFLMESGRLVAEKGYKLSYRLASLTPIYVWNGPTSDFERRGLEAVMKEPDKPFMGFVRIGNARYFQGVYADRALSQTCVICHNTHPNSPRRDYKLNDVIGGIVITIPIGE, from the coding sequence ATGAGTCGACCCATTGTCTGGATTATCGCCGGCGCCGCGTTCGCGTTCGTCGCCGTCGTGACCTATTGGACGATCGCCCTCGTCGTGGCGGAAGCCAGAAAACCGGACATGGTGCCGCCGGAGAAAGTGGTCGAGTACCTCCACGCGGTCATCGAAGCCAACCGGACGAATTACACGAAGAATGTCGTGGACAAGCTGCAGCAGCAGGGCGTCGTGGAGGCGGTGGAACATTGGAAGGACGAGAAGGGGCTTCCCCTGCCCGCCCAATTTCTGATGGAGTCGGGTCGCCTGGTGGCCGAAAAAGGGTACAAGCTCAGTTACCGGCTGGCCAGCCTGACCCCCATTTATGTCTGGAACGGGCCCACCAGCGACTTCGAACGCCGGGGCCTGGAGGCCGTGATGAAAGAGCCGGACAAGCCCTTCATGGGATTTGTCAGGATCGGCAACGCCCGCTACTTCCAAGGGGTGTACGCGGACAGGGCGCTCTCCCAAACCTGCGTCATCTGCCACAACACCCACCCCAATAGCCCCCGCCGCGACTACAAGCTGAACGACGTCATAGGCGGGATCGTGATCACGATTCCGATCGGCGAGTGA
- a CDS encoding CPBP family intramembrane glutamic endopeptidase — MHPDHSLTNLAGSGAAGVTGDSSPAPLPYDPRFSRVVTVLSAIVLCASIGLFAWFMLSLPRLDRVASPERALHLMVSRTMDVEEALLRAPEWERIFYEIAVGSDANERDQAIAWYEELSSYSEDPAVHLNLAVLEAESGRLSQVANKADAWVEAEAPFPLFARLLRAAYQGERISLEEEQGLQAELAELLPAGWFYDRLAIRLARQAGDHALLASVETTSTTRAEALLWRSRALAAAELAVMLVGGSVLVSVWLRRNRRRDALRVGSASLPPRWPGGIGAAVLLRGGAIGAVLTVAFLFAAIDYTSLRVLAIPLTNLPLLLLARRHLLKPTGLGFVEGFGLKPAWRDLPRFAMVVPAIVAAGLLGEWVLGKVTEPLSLSSHWTEWFDADLVWASPSVMSISLLEYVIFAPVFEELAFRGLLFAILRRRYGWERSALISAGLFAIAHGYGLVGFLSVFWSGVVWAWAYEKTGSLLPGMIAHATNNLLVCLSVIALLRL, encoded by the coding sequence GTGCATCCCGATCATTCGCTGACCAACCTGGCAGGCTCCGGCGCGGCCGGTGTCACGGGCGATTCATCCCCGGCTCCTCTCCCCTACGACCCTCGTTTCTCGCGCGTGGTGACGGTCCTCTCGGCGATCGTGCTGTGCGCATCGATCGGCCTGTTCGCATGGTTCATGCTCTCGTTGCCTCGCCTGGACCGCGTGGCCTCGCCCGAACGTGCGCTCCACCTGATGGTCAGCCGGACGATGGACGTGGAGGAAGCCCTGCTCCGGGCGCCGGAGTGGGAGCGCATCTTCTATGAAATCGCCGTCGGCAGCGACGCCAATGAGCGTGACCAGGCGATCGCGTGGTACGAAGAACTTTCGTCCTACTCGGAAGACCCTGCTGTCCATCTGAATTTGGCCGTCCTGGAGGCGGAATCGGGCCGCCTGTCCCAGGTGGCGAACAAGGCCGACGCCTGGGTGGAAGCGGAGGCGCCGTTCCCGCTGTTCGCGCGGCTGTTACGGGCGGCGTATCAGGGCGAGCGGATCAGCCTCGAGGAGGAACAGGGACTGCAGGCTGAATTGGCGGAGCTGCTTCCCGCCGGGTGGTTCTACGATCGGCTGGCCATCAGGCTGGCAAGACAGGCCGGCGACCATGCCCTGCTTGCGTCGGTGGAGACGACCTCGACGACCAGGGCGGAGGCTCTGTTGTGGCGCTCGCGCGCGCTGGCGGCCGCGGAGTTGGCCGTCATGCTGGTCGGCGGCTCGGTCTTGGTGTCGGTCTGGCTGCGACGGAATCGGCGGAGGGATGCGCTGCGGGTGGGATCGGCTTCGTTGCCGCCGCGGTGGCCCGGCGGGATCGGCGCGGCGGTCTTGTTGCGCGGCGGCGCGATCGGCGCGGTGCTGACCGTCGCCTTTCTGTTCGCCGCGATCGACTACACCTCCCTCCGGGTGCTGGCGATCCCGCTGACGAATCTCCCGTTGCTGCTGCTGGCCCGCCGACACCTGCTGAAACCGACCGGACTCGGGTTCGTGGAGGGCTTCGGCTTGAAACCCGCGTGGCGGGACCTGCCTCGATTCGCGATGGTCGTCCCGGCCATCGTGGCGGCGGGTTTGCTGGGCGAATGGGTGTTGGGCAAGGTGACCGAACCGCTCAGCCTTTCCAGTCACTGGACGGAATGGTTCGACGCCGATTTGGTCTGGGCGTCCCCGTCGGTCATGAGCATCAGCCTGCTCGAATATGTGATTTTCGCGCCCGTTTTCGAAGAACTCGCGTTTCGGGGCTTGCTTTTCGCGATCTTGCGGCGGCGATACGGCTGGGAACGGTCCGCCCTCATCAGCGCCGGCCTCTTCGCCATCGCGCACGGCTACGGCCTGGTCGGATTTCTGAGCGTGTTCTGGAGCGGGGTGGTCTGGGCTTGGGCGTATGAAAAGACCGGGAGCCTGCTGCCCGGGATGATCGCTCATGCGACCAACAACCTCTTGGTCTGTCTGAGCGTCATCGCGTTGTTGCGTTTATAA
- a CDS encoding 5-oxoprolinase subunit PxpA, which translates to MTRTIDLNCDLGEAAEPAQWEVEARVLAHVTSVNIACGVHAGDPNLMRRTVHLASAHAVAIGAHPGLRDPDGMGRRERALTEVEVENLIAYQVGALAGICALAGVRLAHVKPHGALYTMAARDRRLADAVARSVATVDRRLILVGLAGSELIAAGKAAGLITAEEAFIDRAYRPDGSLVPRDRPGAVIHDEATVLARALSLARDGIVPSLDGPPVTVRADTLCLHGDTPGADRLAQAVRKALTDAGVRVASLTEIHA; encoded by the coding sequence ATGACAAGAACGATCGACCTGAACTGCGATCTGGGTGAAGCCGCCGAACCGGCGCAATGGGAAGTCGAAGCCCGCGTATTGGCGCATGTCACCTCGGTGAATATTGCGTGCGGCGTTCACGCCGGCGATCCGAATCTCATGCGGCGAACGGTGCACCTGGCGTCGGCCCACGCTGTCGCGATCGGCGCCCACCCCGGCCTTCGCGATCCGGACGGAATGGGCCGCCGCGAGCGCGCCCTCACCGAGGTCGAAGTGGAAAATCTGATCGCCTACCAGGTCGGCGCATTGGCGGGCATCTGTGCCTTGGCGGGCGTACGCCTGGCTCACGTCAAGCCGCACGGCGCGCTCTATACGATGGCGGCCCGCGATCGTCGATTGGCCGACGCTGTCGCTCGGTCGGTCGCGACGGTCGACCGTCGCCTCATCCTGGTTGGACTCGCCGGATCGGAGCTGATCGCCGCCGGCAAGGCGGCCGGCCTCATCACCGCAGAGGAAGCCTTCATCGATCGGGCTTATCGGCCGGACGGCTCCCTGGTCCCGCGAGACCGGCCGGGAGCGGTCATTCACGATGAAGCGACGGTGTTGGCACGTGCGCTGAGTCTCGCGCGAGACGGCATCGTGCCGAGTCTGGACGGTCCTCCGGTCACGGTCCGAGCGGACACCCTCTGCCTGCACGGAGATACACCCGGCGCGGACCGATTGGCCCAGGCGGTCCGGAAAGCGCTCACCGACGCCGGCGTCCGCGTGGCCAGCCTGACCGAAATCCATGCCTGA